ATACTTTTTAAGATCTCTTTATTTCGATCTCAAAGGTAGTAAATTGTTATTAAAATAACAGTGCTGTGTATTAAATTAAAGTTGAAAATATAACAAATCATTACGAATTGTTATATAGTCATACCTCCATCTACGCTAAGTGTAGCTCCGTTGATGTAAGCTGCTTCATCCGAAGCAAGGAATAGGTATGCCGCAGCAATTTCCTCTGGTTGTCCTAGTCGGGCAACTGGCACCTTACTCTTCATTGCATCGATAACGTTTTCGGGCATTTTGGAAACCATTTCGGTGGCGATAAAGCCGGGAGCAATAGCGTTTACGGTGATGCCCTTTTTGCCGAGCTCGCGTGCCCAGGTTTTGGTCATACCAATAAGACCAGCCTTGGTTGCTACGTAGTTGGTTTGTCCAAAGTTTCCGTATAGTGCAACTACCGACGATGCGTTAACAATACGTCCGTAATTTTTTTCTACCATATATTCTGAAACAATCTTTGTGCAGTAGAAAACACCAGTAAGATTAACGTCGATCACCTGCTGCCA
This genomic window from Acetobacteroides hydrogenigenes contains:
- the fabG gene encoding 3-oxoacyl-ACP reductase FabG, which produces MMKRLENKVAIITGGAAGIGAATATRFAAEGATTIIWDLDETRGNALAEQLCSEGKKASFAKVNTAKYEEVEAATKAVIEKFGKIDILINNAGITRDSTLKKMTPEQWQQVIDVNLTGVFYCTKIVSEYMVEKNYGRIVNASSVVALYGNFGQTNYVATKAGLIGMTKTWARELGKKGITVNAIAPGFIATEMVSKMPENVIDAMKSKVPVARLGQPEEIAAAYLFLASDEAAYINGATLSVDGGMTI